agagggacagacagacggacacagggacagacaaagggacagacggagggacacagggacagacagacataGGGACAGACAAacaaagggacagacagagggacaaagggacagacagacggacacagggacagacagacacagggacagagggacatggacagacagacacggacagagggacagacagagggacagacagacggacagacgggcacagggacagacagacggacacagggacagacagacggacacagggacagacagagggacagacagacacagggacagacagacagagggacagacagacagagggacagagggacagacagacggacagagggacagacagacggacacagggacagacagatggacacagggacagacagacggacagacagacggacagagggacagatggatggacacagggacagacagacacagggacagacggACACGGACAGACAGGGACACGGACAGGCAaacagagggacagacagacacagggacagacagagggacagacagacagacacagggacagagggacacacagacacagggacagacagacaaagggacagacagacggacacagggacagacggacacagggacagacagacaaagggacagacagagggagaaagggacagacagacggacacagggacagacagagggacacggACAGGCAAAcggacagagggacagacagacaaagggacagacagacagagggacagagagacggacacagggacagacagacggacacagggacagacagagggacacggACAGGCAAAcggacagagggacagacagatggacacagggacagacagacacagggacagacagagggacacggacagacagagggacagacagacacagggacagacagacacagggacaaagggacagacagacggacacagggacagacagacggacagacagacacagggacagacacagggacagacagacagacaaagggacagacagagggacacggacagacagacggacagagggacagacagatggacacagggacagacggacacagggacagacaaagggacagacagacggacagatggatggacacagggacagatggatggacagacgggcacagggacagacagagggacatgAACAGGCAaacggacacagggacagacacacacagggacagacagacacagggacagacagacacagggacggacagacagacacagggacagacagacacagggacaaAGGGAATGAGAGATGGACACAGGGagagacagacagagggacagacaaACGGACGGAGGGACAGACAGaaaagggacagacagacggatacagggacagacagacacagggacagacagacacagggacaaagggacagacagacggacacgGTGACAGAAAGACAaggggacagacagagggacacagggacagacagagggacacagggacagacacagggacagacagacggacaaagggacagacagagggacacggacagacagagggacagacggacacagggacagacagacggacaggcagacacaggacagacagacggacaaagggacagacagatggacacggacagacagagggacatagggacagagggacacagggacagacagacacagggacagacaaaGGGACAcggggacagacagacggaaacagggacagacagacagaaacagggacagacagagggacacggggacagacagagggacacagggaaagagatggacaaagggacagacagatggacatggacagacagagggacacagggacacagggacagagggacacagggacagagggacacagggacagagggacacagggacagacagacggacacagggacagacagacggacacagggacagacaaagggacagacagacggacagatggatggacacagggacagatggatggacagacgggcacagggacagacagagggacatgAACAGGCAaacggacacagggacagacacacacagggacagacagacacagggacagacagacacagggacagacagagggacacagggacagacagacacagggacagacagacacagggacaaAGGGAATGAGAGATGGACACAGGGagagacagacagagggacagacaaACGGACGGAGGGACAGACAGaaaagggacagacagacggatacagggacagacagacacagggacagacagacacagggacaaagggacagacagacggacacgGTGACAGAAAGACAaggggacagacagagggacacagggacagacagagggacacagggacagacacagggacagacagacggacaaaGGGACAGAGAGGGACAcggacagacagagggacagacggacacagggacagacagacggacaggcagacacaggacagacagacggacaaagggacagacagatggacacggacagacagagggacatagggacagagggacacagggacagacagacacagggacagacaaagggacacagggacagacagacggaaacagggacagacagacagaaacagggacagacagagggacacggggacagacagagggacacagggaaagagatggacaaagggacagacagatggacatggacagacagagggacacagggacacagggacagagggacacagggacagagggacacagggacagagggacacagggacagagggacacagggacagacagacggacacagggacagacagacggacacagggacggacagacggacacagggacGGACAGAGGGACGAAGGGAAGGACGGATGGATACGGACAGACAAAGGGATGGACAGATgggcacagggacagacagagggacaaaGGGAAGGAGATGGACAAAGGGAAGGAGATGGACAAAGGGACAGACAGATGGACAGAGGGACAGGGACAGACGGACACATGGACACgcagagggacacagggacagacagacacagggacagacagacacacggACACGAGcagacagacggacacagggacagacagatggacacagggacagacagatggACACAGGGACGGACAaacacacagggacagacagagggacacagggacagacagagggacagagggacaaagggacagacagacggacacatggacagagggacacagggacagacagacggacagacagagggacacagggacagacagacacagggacagacagacacagggacacgggcagacagacggacacagggacagacagatggacacagggacagagagAGGGACAAAGGGAAGGAGAGATGGACAAAGGAACAGACGGAtggacagagggacagacagatgAACACAGGGACGGACAGACGGACAAAGGGACGGACAgacacacagggacagacagagggacacagggacagacagacggacagacagacagagggacacagggacagagagaaggacaaagggacagacagacgaAGGGACAGATGGACACAGAGACAGAGGGACATGGGGACAGACAGAGTGACACACGGACAGAGGGACAGCCGGGCAAGGGCACAGGCGGACACAGGCACAGAGACCATCATTAGGGTGAGTCTTACCCATGCTCATGGCTCCAGCTCCTCCCTCACGGCTTCAGCCCCCCCCGCTCCGGGCGCCCACACCGGGTGCCACCCCCCAGCCCCGGTACGTACTCGATGTACTCCCGCTTGTTCTCATTCGTCACCATGATCTCGGAGCCGTTGGGCTTCAGGTCCACCTGGTACGTCTGGAGTCGCCATGGAAGAGAAGGCAAGCCCAACGCGGCGTTAGCCTCGCAGCATCCACCCTCCCCACGCCGCAGCAGGGACCTGCCGCCCTCTCCCAGCCCATGCGCCACCCCAGCGCTGCGAGTGGGAGCCGAGCGTTCCCTTAGGGAAAAGGGGAGCCTCCAGCCCCCCAACCACGTCTATTCCCCCCATGAAGAGCAGCCCAGGCAGTGCAGAGCTAAGGCCAGGCCCAGGCTCAGAGCATTCCCTGTGTGACACCTTCACTGCTCCTCTCCTCACTCGCCTTCGAGCACTGCTCATCCCAAAGCCGTGCCCTGGCATCAATCCCTCCTCTGGGGTCAGGAAGGGCCCGCAGGGGTCCTGGGCAGGGTCAGAGCCGTGCTACTCCTCAGCATTTAACCGCAAGCACCTATGGGACGGCCTTGCCGTACCTGGCCGAAGTTCTCCTCGTCGATGCAGAACATGAGATCCAGCTCCGTGGGGTCGTTTTCCAGGATCCACTTCAAGGAGTTGTAGTATTCGCTGTCCTACGGATTAAACGGGAGCATTCAACGCACAGGGAACCCGAAGCGGTAAAACCATACGGAACGGCAGCAgggggctgggaggaggagaactGCATTCACACATGGGTACGGTGAAGCGGGGTTTATGCTTACACTGCTCAGAGCCTGCTTTTAACAGGCCCAAAGGCAGCTATGGCAGAGCTAAGAGGAAAAGGTTTCCCAGCTACTTGTAGGAACACAAGGGCCTGAACCTGCTTGAAAGCTCCTTCTGGTCCCGGACCCCATGGACAGACCCGGCAAGGTTAAAAGAGAAGCCCCAGTACCACCCTCCTCACTCGATGCAAACCCCTTGCGTCGGCCTAGCAGGGCACGTGTGCGCCGGCCCAAGCACACCCAGATCTtcctgaggctgctgcaggcCCCTGCCCTTGCCCAGAGCAACGGAACGCGTCCGTGGGGATGGGCTCCCCGTCCTCGGCTTACCACTGACTCCATGTCCTTCAGAGTTATGGGCTTCCCCAGCATCATCTTGTAGAAAGGTCTGATGAAGAAGCCTGCAAGAGAGAGGCGCAGCTGAGCTTCCCCTGCGATGCCCCACTCGAAAGCAGGGGAGTCATGGTGCTGCCAGCAGCCAAAGGCAGCGCCTTCACTCACCGTCCAGGAGCTTGCCGTGGTACACGGCCAGCCCGGCCACGCGGCCGATGAAGGTGAAGTAGGACAAGTGGTCTTCGTTACAGAGACCTGAATTAGGATTAATCTGAAGTGTGTAGTTGTCCCTTGGttggggagagaaaagagagggcTGAGTAACCACGGCCTCCAGGTGCCGCGCGCACCCCGTCACTGCCTGCAGCTGCGCGCCGTTACGGGCCCATCGCACCCAGCTGCCCATGAGCCCGCTGCAGGGGCCACGGGCCCCAGCGCCCCGTCCCTTCTCCCGGCATTATGCCCTCTTCCCAGCCCTTCAGGGCTTCCCATCTTAGCAGTCCCTTTGGCAGCCGCTGCTTTGAGGAGTTTATAGGCGCACGGCCCACCCAACCCTGGGTAAAGGCCATTCCCTTCCGAACAGCTTAAGCTGTGTGTGCCCGGCCTGGGCACGAATCATCACAACTCCTGCCCGGAGCTGTGCAATTCCAGCCAGCAGAGCAACCCCGGCTGCAAGCAAGGCAGCGCTGAGCAGTGCCCTAGGAGCTAAGATGCTTTCGGAGCATCCAGGGCCCGTTTGAAAGGCTCTCTGGAAAGCAAGTCCGAAACGAGGGACCTGATGGAGGAGAACATGCCCTGACGAGGCCCTGTGGGGAGCAGCTTTGCCTCCTGCGCACAACCCGACGCGCATCCCTTGTAAAAGGAAGTATCCTAATGGCCACTTACGTTGCTGAGTACTCAAAGAGACCGTAATAAGGGTTAAACATCTCCTTGGACAAGAGGAAAAACCACTCTCTGGCCACCCCTCCATAGTCAAGGCCTTTCTCGGACTCAAACTCAATCCAGAgcctggctttgagcacatcGGGTCTCTTCACGGACATGATCCTGCGGTAGGACTCCTCAAAGATGTTGTTCCTGTGCAGTTTCATCTCAAAGCGGTTCGGGATATCGGCCTGCGGGACAGAGGAGGGGGTTCCACTGTTAGCAGGGCCGCACACGAGCCCTTAGCTAAGGTGCTCGCCAACTGAGACCTCCGAGGTGTGAAGCTTCCCCTTCCCGGTGCTCTCCGGTGCCCTCGGAGGCTACAGGTGGATGGCAAGTGGTGAACTAGGGCAGGCTGGAAAAGGCCTTCAAGCTCACCCAGCTCAAGGCCACCGCTAACCCATGGCCCTAAGGGCCTGGTCCCTATGGCTTGAGAACACGACCAAGGATGCTGCCTCCATCGCTgtgggctctgctctgcccttcaCAGccctctggggggggggggtgacaCCTCCTCAGCCTGCTTAAACCCCAGGGCTTGTAAGTAACCCAGCAACTGGTCCCAGGTGCAGTGGGGATGTCAATCACTGCCGCCTCATCCCTGCTGCACTCCAGCTTGGCCTTGCGCTCTGGTCCCTACCCAGCCCCtttgggagcaggaggaaggggaagcgAGTTCCAGCAAGCTCCAGCAGCGCTGGCTGGCTCTGCCCTGCCTTCTCCCAGTCTCGGTGCCTCTGATCCCAGCACAAAGCCCGCTTCTACTCACTGGTTTCTTCAACTTCTTCCGGAAATAGTCATACTTCTGCTTGAACTCCCTGGAGTAGGGAACTGCCTGTCGGAGAGAACCACAACCCCCAtcattccagctctccagcacCTGCATCTATGGATATATCCATATCTGAACACCGCAGAGTTAAAGAGGCGCTGCCTACATGTGGGTTCATCCAAACCCCACCAGCCAAAACGTGCCCATTGCTCCTAGGTATGAGCGCCTTCAACCCCCATCCGTTCATCACCTACTTACCCTCTTGTTTAGGAACAGAGAAGAGCAAACCCAACCTTTAACACAAGACAGCAAGTGTTTGGTGGGTACTGCTGCCCTCCACGTGTCTCACTAGGAGAGGAAATGGGGGTGTGACAGTGGATTTGAATATGATATCCATGCAGTATGGATGTGCACAGCAGGAAGCGCCAAGCTAAGGTGGGTGCTACGCCAAAGATACAAAGTCCACAGCAGTTTGAACCTAAGAACAGGTCTGTATCCAGAAGGACCTTAAGAGGAGGTGCAGGCCCTTCTTTTCCTACAAGCAGTTGGGAGCTACAAGGCTCCAGtaaagccacagcagcagcaaacacgATTTGGCCTCCGAGGCGCGCAGGACACAACGTGCGGCTCTAGAGCTGCTCACTGAGGCATGGCCATGGGCAGACATCACCTCTTCAGCCCAGTGAATCTGACACTAAACAGTTATCAAACCAGATGcaaactgtgttttaaatggCGTAGAATCAAAATCCACCTTTTTATGTCTTTAATCCAGAACTAAACCCTTTCCTTCACAAAAAACAGGGCTTGGAAGGAGCCTCGGAAACAGAACTAAAGAGAGGGCTTCCTGGCCCTGATCCTAGTTCCAGCTACATCCTTACTCCCTGGTCAAGATGAGGAGCAGGCCAAGGAATCAACTCGCTCAACAAGTGAAACGTGATTTTGGGGAGGACAAGACTGATTTTGGGTAGCAAACAGCAGGTCCATCCCGCCCCCCGAAGCCGCGAAGCTTCAAGCGCGGTTTCTACAGGAGGTTGGTGGGTGCTGAGCCAGGAgtaataaaatatacatatatacaatgACTGTAAATCATCTCACTCTGATGATAGTACGGCTTTACAACAGCCATTAAATAAACAGTGCAAACATGCTGCGAGGTTAAATGCAATGTGAAAGGCAATTCAAGCATTGTCACTGCACCAAAAGTACTATTAAAAGCATTAAGATGAGTCCTGAACGCTGAAGTGGCTGCCAAATGGGTTTGGGTCCTGTTTTGCCTTTCAAACCCTCctaaaccacacacaaaaagaagggGCATTTCTCATTTCCCAGCTGGACTTACTCATTTCAGCTTAACATTTCTGGGAATCCAAAGGATTGGTACCCAGGGTAGAGCAGCACCTCAAGCATTAAGTGTATGGTACATCACTCCAAAGCAGTTCTGTTCCAGCGAGTCACTGGTTTTCATCCCAGAGCAACTGGAATTACACCCTTGTCCTTAAAATTCCTGAGGATCTACCCCAACAGAAAGGGAACAGCAGAAAATGGCCTCAAGCAGCTTAAAAAGGTCGCTCGCTCCGTGTATTCGATGCCTGAACGTGGATATTCCAGCGCTGACATTCCCtaaggctgctgctctgcagtctCATGGCTTACCTGCACTAGGCAGTGTGTCTCCTAAACCTGAGAGCCCATTTTGTCTCTGTTCCACCCTGGATCCACACTCCCAACTCCCCCATAGTGGCAAGAGCTTTCTATGATGAAGACATCCAAAGGTGAGCTCCACGTCTCAGCTCTGTTGTCAGTCACGACCAAGGGGATGGGTAAACAGGAGCATTTCTCCTGTATCCATCCCAAAGCCCTGCTTCCTGGCCTGTTCTCCACCTGATATGGGAAGAGGCACAACCCAGGAGTCCCGCTGCATAATGGACCATCCCACCGCAGTACTTACTGGACCAGTAATGGCTGGGTTCTGCAGCCTGGGGTCTTCCCACTGCGTGATCTTGTTATCTGTAGCAAGAAAAGCAATGGTATCGTTACTCCTGCGTGGCCGCACTGTGAATTGATGCTGCTCTTTCCCCCTGCAGCTGGTTCCCTGGCATTCCCACTCTGGAGCACTCGGTActccagggctggagcaggtgcATTCACCACCTCCAaagccccagcaccctctttgGTTGGAAACACTCCTTGGAAAGCACCGAACTACAACCGGCTCCAGTGGCTTTCCACTGCTTTGAGCTCAACATCTGGAGAGGAACCACGTTCTACTTGGACATGGCCTTGGATTCAACTCCTGCAAGGTGAAGGAACCCAGACGCTTGGGTAAATGGTGGGTTAAGGTTCCTCTTTGCATGAAGAGAGCCAAATGTCATGCTTGGAGAAGGCAATCTGCAGTCGAATTTGGAGGGAATAGCAGCTCTTTACGAACAGAAAGGCCTAGAGGCTGCTCGAGACCCCGAAGGGAGGTGAGGGGCTGTGCAGACCCATGGTGGGACGTGGGCCAAGTGCTCCTCACCAGATTCTGAACACCACAGAATCACAACGACACGATGGGGTTGCAACAAGAAGACAAAGCTCCAAAAACCAAAGGAGGTGCCACCTGCAAGGGCAAGTTCAGCGCATCCATCTCCTGCTCTGCAAGGGGGATAGGAGGAGTTAACGCTACACCTACTTGTTGGACACGCTGCTCTGCTCAAGCTTTTAAGTTCTAGAGTTGCTGGGCTTGGGATTACCCACACTTGGTTGATGTATTTCTGGGTATTGTAGGTACGAGCAAAGAAGAAACCCCTTTGCATTTAACCACCATGTTACTACAGCTGGAAAAGGCCCCTAAGTTTGGAGTATCCCAAGTTGGTTTTAAAATGGGCTGGGATTTGAGCCGGGATTCCGAAAGGTTAACTGAAGGAAATCCATAAAGATCACAAGGAATTGGAGCTATCAGTTAAGCCACTACTGAACTACTACTTTATTTCCCTTTACGCATGAAGTCTGCTTAGTGCTGATGGAAATCCTGGAGGAAGGCCACTGGAATGGCAGCTCCAAACCCCCAGGGGATCCACAGAGCAAAGGGAGATTCCTCCTCTGGCCTCTTCTCACTTCAACCTGTTCAACTTCCTT
This portion of the Lathamus discolor isolate bLatDis1 chromosome W, bLatDis1.hap1, whole genome shotgun sequence genome encodes:
- the LOC136004313 gene encoding uncharacterized protein LOC136004313 isoform X1 yields the protein MSMGKTHPNDGLCACVRLCPCPAVPLSVCHSVCPHVPLSLCPSVPSSVCPFVLLSVPVSLCLSVRLSVPVSLCLSLCVCPSLCPSVRPCVHLSVPLSIRLFLCPSLLPFVPLSVPVSICLSLCPSVCPCPCVCLSLCLSVPVSLCLSVCLSLCPSVHVSVCLSLCPSVPLSVPVSLCLSLCVCPSLCPSVCPCVHLSVPVSVCLLVSVCLSVPVSVCPCVPLRVHVSVCPCPSVHLSVPLSISFPLSISFPLSLCLSLCPSVHPFVCPYPSVLPFVPLSVPVSVCPSLCPSVCPCVRLSVPVSLCPCVPLSLCPSVPVSLCPCVPVSLCLSMSICLSLCPSLSLCPSVCPRVPLSVPVSVCLSLFPSVCPCVPLSVPVSVCPCVPLSLCPSVCPCPSVCPFVRLSVLCLPVRLSVPVSVCPSVCPCPSLSLCPSVCPCVCPCVPLSVPVSLCLSPCLSVTVSVCLSLCPCVCLSLCLSVPVSVCLSLFCLSLRPFVCPSVCLSLCPSLIPFVPVSVCPCVCLSLCPSVCPCVCLSLCLSVPVCVCPCVRLPVHVPLSVPVPVCPSICPCVHPSVRLSVPLSVPVSVCLSLCPSVCPCVPLSLCPSVPVSLCPCVPVSLCLSMSICLSLCPSLSLCPSVCPRVPLSVPVSVCLSLFPSVCPRVPLSVPVSVCPCVPLSLCPSVCPCPSVCPFVRLSVLCLPVRLSVPVSVCPSVCPCPSVCPFVRLSVPVSVPVSLCLSLCPSVCPLVFLSPCPSVCPFVPVSVCPCVCLSLYPSVCPFSVCPSVRLSVPLSVSPCVHLSFPLSLCLSVPVSVCPSLCLSVPVSVCPCVCLSLCPFACSCPSVCPCARLSIHLSLCPSICPSVCPFVCPCVRLSLCPSVCPSVRLSVRVPLSVPLSVCLSLCLSLCLSVRLSVPVSVCLSLCPCVCLSLCLSVPLSVRVPLSVPVSVCPCVHLSVPLSVCLSVSLCLSLCPSVCPCVRLSVPLSVCPFVCLSLCPFACPCPSVCPCVRLSVPFSLCLSLCLSVPVSVCPCVRLSVPLSVCPCVCVSLCPCVCLSVPLSVPVSVCPSVCLSVSLSVRVRLSLCLSVPVSIHLSLCPSVCPSVCPCVHLSVPVSVCLSLCPSVCPSVPLSVCPSVCLSLCLSVPLSVPVSVCLSLCPSVCPCARLSVCLSLCLSLCPCLSVHVPLSLCLSVPVSVCLSLCPSVCPFVCLSLCLSVPVSLRLSLCLSLCPSVCPSVCLSLCLPVPLSVCLSVSLCLSLCLSLCPSVCPFVPLSVPLSVCPCVRLSVPLSVPVSVCPSVPVSVCLSLCLSLCLSVPLSVCLSLCPSVPLSVCLSLCLSLCPSVCPSVRLSVPLSVCLSVSLCLSVPLSVCPCVCLSLCPSVCPCPSVCLSLCLSVPLSVCPCVRLSVCVPLSVCPSVCLSLCPSVPLSLCLSLCLSLCPSVCPCVRLSVPLSVCPCVCVSLCPCVRLSVPLSLCLCVPLSVPLSVPVSICLSLCPSVCPCPSVCLSLCLSLCPSVCPCVPLSVPVSVCLSLCPSLCPCPSVCPCVRLSVPVSLCLSLCPSVCPSVHLSVRVPLSVCPSVCPCVRLSVPVSVSLSVSLCLSLCPSVCPSVRLSVPLSVCPCVCLSLCPSVCPFVCLSLCLSVPVSLCLSLCPSVPVSVCLSLFPSVCPFVPLSLCPSVCPCVCLSVCPFACPCPFVCPCVCLSLCLSVPVSLCLSLCPSVPVSLRLSLCPSVCPCVCVSLCPCVRPSVPVSICPSVCPSVRLSVPLSVCPCVHLCPSVCPCVRLCLCPSVCPCVPLSIPLSVCPRVPLCGPVPVCLCVCFTCLLQPGDPVEVCEQGSEADERVPGGIHRAAAY